In the Lates calcarifer isolate ASB-BC8 linkage group LG16_LG22, TLL_Latcal_v3, whole genome shotgun sequence genome, aaagttacaGTTACACAATATAGTTAAAGTGGAATCATTAACTTAGTGGcaaagagtttaaaaaaaaaaaaaagaaaaagatgtagATTACTCACATTGCACCGAGTTGCCGTCTCCATGTTCTTGCACCAGAATGCAGGTCCCCAGCTGCACTGCTCTGTTCCCAGCAGCCTACGGACAGCTTCAGGACAGGCTCCTAGTTTCTgttatacacacaaacacatacatacacagcttaaaaaaaaaaaacaacatcaggaATGACTTAATTTCTCTTTTAATCCAGGAAATTTTTGAGGAGTTTATGCTTCCTGTTAGATCCAAGTGACTTGAACTTCTGCACAATGAAGATAAAGTGTTCATCTTActtaatgaataataaaatcacagaaTGAAGGAGTTAATCTAGTTTTACTATTTACCATGCACACGAAATCTGGATCAAGCatctggagcagcagctgtacAAGCACTGGCTCATACTGTTCAATCATCTGGTCACACTGTTGACACAGACACAAGGGGGTTAATGCAAGGCTGTCACATGAGGATGGATAAAAATTACACAAGCTTGAAGATGCAACTACTCACCTCAGTCTGGAGAGTGTCAGGCAGGAAGCTGCACACTTTCCTCACAGCCTCCTCAATCTGTGCCTCTGTGGCGTTCTTCTCCAGGATCTGGTCAATGTAAGAGACGGCCATCTTGCACACCTCACAGTAGCCACCAGCCTTGAAACGAGCCTGGTCAAGTACAGCTGGAAAAAATTAGAGCAGAAATCGGTGTTATTATCCATATGTGGAGAAGTGCTTTTGGCTGTAtagcagtaaataaaaacagaatcagaCCTCACACCCCTGCACAACATCTCTGTAACTTCTCTGCTGTCAGCAAAGCTAACATCTGCATTCAGTGTGTGCTGTAAAGAGTGAGAACTTACGGACGTATGCACGCCTGGCATCTTTACAGAGAGCCAACACTGTGCAGACAGTCTTGGGGTCAGCCTGCTGCACTAGCAGCTCAATGATGGCCTGGCCATAGGTCTCAATAAGGTCCTTACACTGGGCAGACAGACTGTCAGGCAGAAGTGTGCACACCTTCTCCACAGCTTGAATCACCTCCTCCTGAGACAAAGACGTGGTCAGCTTGACACAACAGCTATGTCTAACTGCACTGGCAGCAGATTTGTAGGGCTGTAGTGGATACATCTAGTTGCATATATCTCACCTCGGTTGTCTGATCCTCCAACATACTCTCCAGCTGCTTCATCACAAACTCACAGATGGCACATGATGGGGAATCACGGACACGCACCATGGGCTGgaacacaaagaggaaatgtcTCATGTGGGTGTGTAATAGTGCACTACAAGACTGATTTTTATCTTGCATCACTATCAAATGCTGATAAGCAGGCAGTCAAGCGCCCACCATGACTTACCTTAGCAGAATCCATCTTTGTGGCAGGGACAAGTTTGAGAGCAGGTACAGTCTTGGCAGCTGGCACAGTCTTGGCAGCTGGCACAGTCTTGGCAGCTGGCACAGTCTTGGCAGCCTGCAGCTTCAGCATGGGAATGGACTTCTTCATAGCAGCAGAACAGAAGCCAGCGTGGGCACAGATATCCTTGGGTTGCTGAGGGCACAAGAAATTATTTTAGGATACACAACTAGGGGTCAACAAAGCTTGCCACATTGCATGCTGTTAGCATAAACCACCTGTTTCTAATGTGCATACCATTCCACTGCATTACCATTCATGCAATATTGCAAAAGTCTCCATATcaccccacccaccacccctGTCCAAAAAGAAGACATCTAATGCAGTTTACCTTTAATaccaaaaacagtgaaacacacatACTGGCAAAAATGTTTACTTCTGCAGCTCTGAACTTCAGCCATATATGGTACAACAGAGATGGTGTTTTGTGATGGTAACTGCCACCAAGATTATTAAAAGACCAGTGCATCTCTGGGTTGACTTGTTCATGCAGTAAGTCTTAAGATCCAAGCACACATCACAAGATCCAAGCATACTTTAAATATGACAGCATTGTATGCTCATCTGATGTGAAGAAACAGGAGAGGATCTTAACATTGCCCTTTGCTGTGGTGTTCCAACAGGCACTTAAGTGTCAAGTCATTAACCAAACAAGCAGAGTGTTCAGGTGAAGTGAAGTAGTCTCACTCGTAATTACACCATCATTCAACATGCAACTCTACAGTGTGAGGTGAGTAGCTCTAATGAAGTGGACAGTACAAGAAGCAAGAGCTAAGGGTTAAGAGGCTACAGGCTGAACACAGAGAGACCTACCTGTTCCTGTGGAGCAGCACACAAAACCCAGAGCGggagaaaacagagcaaaaccACATGAATGGAGAGAAGGAAAgtaaagaagaaacacagacgaaaaaagacaacagaaattgagaaaatgaaaaaaaaagtaagcgATTCAAAGATATGAATAAATTCTGTCAGCAAGCCAGTAGGTGCTGGATATGGGCTTAGCACCaccaaaatgtacaaattacCACAGTCATTAGTTTTGATGACCAGTTCAATAAGCTTATCATTGAATATTAGAATAGAATGGCCATTCATGTTATGTGGTTTAtgtatgcaaacacaaaaacttatCTTAAAAATCAGTGAAGCACATGAAGTGGAGAAGTTAGAAGACTCACCATAGACATAAGCTGCATAATAACAAGGGTGCCATATTCGTTGACATACTGCTTGCACTGcaatgaggaaaaaacactgTTATACAACAtttttggagagaaaaatatgtttttaaatcaaaactcCTCCACTTGTAGGATTCTTACCATTGCAGACAAGCCTGGCCCCAGCAGGTCACACTGGTTCTCAATATTCTCAATGAGAGCATCAACAAATGAGGAGTTTTCCTTGGCTTCAGCTTGAGCATCGGTCAGGAACTTGATGCAGTCCTGGCACACTGTATCACTTTCCTATAGGGAAGACAGGATTTAGGGCAAAATGAAGACAATGCTCAACAACAGGAGGATAAGATTATGTTGTGCATGTAGGTGCACAGGAGGGCAAAAGTACCTGCTTTGGACTCTCCTGTTTGGGAGCCTCCTGCTTGGGACTTTGAGGATAGAGGAGCTCGGGAACATTGAGGAGGAAGGGAGCAACTTGCTGGGAAAGGTCAACCTGAGGGATTTCATTGGACACGAGCTGCTCCTGGGCCTGAGCCTTTGCCAGGGCTGCCTGCTGAGACTTGCACAGCCCGATGgcaccacacaccacactggGATCCTCCtaaaaaacaacttaaagtTACTTCAATAACTGGCACATTTTAATAGTAACTTTATAGTGAATTGCTTTCTTTAAAAGCCTTGCATACATGTTAGCTATAAGCAGCAGAAGTAACTTAAGTGACTCCTAGCATTATGGCAGGATGACACATACAAGAATGCAACCTGTGGTTTATATCTAGAAAAATCGGGTTTTGTTTGTGTAGGATCTGTGGAAGGGTCTCTTTTGCTCCCACAGTTGCTGTAGCAGGTGAGAGTTGAAACAAAGAAACTTAAATCAAATGCTCTCCCAGTCATGAGGTTTAGTATTACACAATGACTACTCTGTTCCCATTTAGACTTGGACTCACTTCCCCATCAAAAGCCCTTATTCAGCTCACTGCACATTGCTCACAGCCActtctgttttcccttttttttttcccttttttttgaCACCAAGTGGCAGATGGATCATTTTAAGAGTCTTAGATGAAGCTAACGATAAACTGACAAACAACCAAACCCAAATAAGCTTTATTAAGATCTTTGTTTACAGCTCAATTGAAAGCATCCACTATGGTACCCAATAATGGTAAAATTAAAGAGACTAGTTTGTGGTAGCCCTGAACTAATGTTCAGCTAATTATTGCATTCCTGAACCTTTCACCACTGACTCCgtatttaaacagaaaaacaagaggatTGCATAGACGGGCTGATGGTGCCTACCAGTTCTCCTTTAATGATTCCCATGATGATTGGGTAGTAGTCATCCACCATCTCTTTGCACTCTGCTGTCAAACTCTCATCAGGAATGAGCTGGCAGGCCTTCTCCAGGTACCCAAGAACCTCACTCTGTTATCACAGAAATAACCAGATATCAGTTTTCCTAATTAGTGTTTAAATCTAGGTAGTCACATATCACTTATCACACagggagttttttttccttttaatctTACCTCAGTGGCATTGTCCTTCAGTATCTGCTCCACCACAATCAAAACCTCTTTACACAAGTCACATGGCACTGATTTCTggaagtaaaataaatgtagttgtCTTAAATTTCTAAGTTTACAGAACACACATAAGAAATTCATGAAACTTGAGGCAGAAGAGCTGATAGTGATCCATGTCAATACAGAAGAACCCACAAGGGAACAAtatttttcaatttattattttttaaatagcaCACGTCACTTCCATTAGGAGGGAAAGCAGTCTCACCATCTGGGGTTTGTTCCACACATTCTGCTGGCAGTGAGTCACAGCTCCACACAAAGATGCCGTCTTTACATTCTGACACCAGTAGGTGGGGCCCCGAGCACACTGCTCTGTGCCCAGAAGAGGGGTTGCCACAGCTgcaaagtggggaaaaaaagggagacaAATTTAATACCTTTGGAGAAAACATATTCTGGATATTTTATTTCggctttttcttcctttaaGAGGTACTGCATCTATTGGTTTGAGGTTTTACCCACTCCCAATACATCTAGAATAGCCATTAAACAGGTCATCAGAGTGCCTTTTGTTGTGTGAAGTGAAAGTCTTGTTTTGTTAAAAGCAGACACTATGTTATGCCACAACAATCTGCCtggtgatgaggatgaggaaacTATTAACTGTAGGGGGGAAACTCAAAGTTCACATACTTCCTCATACCTTTACAGGACGaagatttaacaaaataattttcaaCTATGCTTCCCCTGGCTGTATTTAAttaagagatttaaaaaaaacctctgtCAAGAATGAGTTTAAGATGTTTTGCTGATGTCAACAAgcattgttgtattttgttatttaaactGAACCTAATACCTCAGAGCTGTCAAGTCTGATAAAGCTGAACTATTTGAATTTGGCACTGGAGAGTGCAAGTATATTGAATTTGCACTTTGCATAGCTGGGGtcaaatgggattttttttaaagaacagcAGCCATGTCTTTCAAATTTAGGGAataatttattttgatgtttcaaTAAAGAAGTGCACCTGTCAGTCATATGCTAGTTACAGGCAAATTCTACCATCTGCCAGCCTACCTGAACCAATCAAATGCAATTAAGTTCTGTTGTTCAGtaagctgacaaaaaaaaacaaaaaaaaaaaaaaaacagtgtgctTGCTCTGTGAAGCTAGAACTCCTTCAAACACTTAGCATTGTGGGAAAATAATCTGCCTAACTGTTTTATAATCACTATcaaggaaaaacaaactaaatccTATTAGTTCAAGTTGCTGAGTTGCATTAGCATATGCCTCTAAATCCAGCATGATTTCCCACCACCAACCACCACAAACTAGACTGACCGTGTCAGTAAGAAAGCAACAGACCAAGAAGAGACAAGGCACAAGGGGGGAGATTTATTATCTACATGTAAATCATGGTCACAGAAGTGAGTAATTTGTGGCCAAtgcaaaatgcattttactgaaGTGAAAGAAGTGATGTGGGAAAGCACCTAATACTTTgcactgtttcctgttttatccATTGCTTTCTTAACccttcttaaaaaaaaaaagaaaaaaaagggaggtaCAGATCATGTCCATGTAAGAGAAACTACATTTGGAAAATAAgactaaaatgttttcagatgaacaggtctaaaacacagcagagtaaatagaaaataaacagatcaGTATGCGGATATTGTGAGCGAGTGGTGATAACAGCCAAGAATTGGCACTGCATGTCAGTCTGTATAGACAAACCTTCAATCACCAACCACTGTGAAACCCCTCCTGCTCAGCATTCATACCAGTACAGTGCAGGCAGGGCACTCCCGCCCTCCACATGAGTCACATGAGCagtcaaacaaaataacaagCTGTTCTCAAGCAGACAGACTGTACTGATGAGGGCATCTCTGGCTGTGGCTTTAGCACTGCAGTAAACCATTTTGTGTTTAAAAGGTAATACACAGTAGCagaaaatatatactgtatatttacattgGTTTTATGTAAATCGTTGACAGAAGAAAGACAAGCCACAGGTTTACAGAATATACGTTTTATGAGAAGTCAGCAAAAAAAAGCTGTGACAGctaatgtaatatttttgacTCACTTTCTGTGACCcatgactga is a window encoding:
- the psap gene encoding prosaposin isoform X2; protein product: MLLLTLLFVSSAVATPLLGTEQCARGPTYWCQNVKTASLCGAVTHCQQNVWNKPQMKSVPCDLCKEVLIVVEQILKDNATESEVLGYLEKACQLIPDESLTAECKEMVDDYYPIIMGIIKGELEDPSVVCGAIGLCKSQQAALAKAQAQEQLVSNEIPQVDLSQQVAPFLLNVPELLYPQSPKQEAPKQESPKQESDTVCQDCIKFLTDAQAEAKENSSFVDALIENIENQCDLLGPGLSAMCKQYVNEYGTLVIMQLMSMQPKDICAHAGFCSAAMKKSIPMLKLQAAKTVPAAKTVPALKLVPATKMDSAKPMVRVRDSPSCAICEFVMKQLESMLEDQTTEEEVIQAVEKVCTLLPDSLSAQCKDLIETYGQAIIELLVQQADPKTVCTVLALCKDARRAYVPVLDQARFKAGGYCEVCKMAVSYIDQILEKNATEAQIEEAVRKVCSFLPDTLQTECDQMIEQYEPVLVQLLLQMLDPDFVCMKLGACPEAVRRLLGTEQCSWGPAFWCKNMETATRCNAVAHCKRHVWV
- the psap gene encoding prosaposin isoform X1; amino-acid sequence: MLLLTLLFVSSAVATPLLGTEQCARGPTYWCQNVKTASLCGAVTHCQQNVWNKPQMKSVPCDLCKEVLIVVEQILKDNATESEVLGYLEKACQLIPDESLTAECKEMVDDYYPIIMGIIKGELEDPSVVCGAIGLCKSQQAALAKAQAQEQLVSNEIPQVDLSQQVAPFLLNVPELLYPQSPKQEAPKQESPKQESDTVCQDCIKFLTDAQAEAKENSSFVDALIENIENQCDLLGPGLSAMCKQYVNEYGTLVIMQLMSMQPKDICAHAGFCSAAMKKSIPMLKLQAAKTVPAAKTVPAAKTVPAAKTVPALKLVPATKMDSAKPMVRVRDSPSCAICEFVMKQLESMLEDQTTEEEVIQAVEKVCTLLPDSLSAQCKDLIETYGQAIIELLVQQADPKTVCTVLALCKDARRAYVPVLDQARFKAGGYCEVCKMAVSYIDQILEKNATEAQIEEAVRKVCSFLPDTLQTECDQMIEQYEPVLVQLLLQMLDPDFVCMKLGACPEAVRRLLGTEQCSWGPAFWCKNMETATRCNAVAHCKRHVWV